Proteins from a single region of Thamnophis elegans isolate rThaEle1 chromosome 17, rThaEle1.pri, whole genome shotgun sequence:
- the DAP3 gene encoding 28S ribosomal protein S29, mitochondrial isoform X2 — translation MLRTLRKLIPRGYQLEQDGFLYPRTWQRTMSTQNVQLQPEMLRAGFVTSENDPAKHSEEHLGQYYTIPPEEVKETLPHGLPARFKLQMKTFNEACIMVRQPAVELITYLKHTNFSHPAVRYLLYGEKSTGKTMVLCHAVHYCARQNWVIVHIPDAHLWVKNCKEMLPSSYNTERLDQPVEAANWLKNFGITNGKVLAQIKTQQKYIWGKRDITEEGCSLLDLAEKGMAWVKYASDTVGVILKELKQQSGRGSFRLLVAVDGINSLWGKTALKHNKQEVTVEELTLVHNLKKMVKNDWAGGAIVATLSQTGAPFAPRPLYLPHELLGRDGFAALDPFIPIEVRNYTDMEFEACYQYYLERKWLQHEKANTKEGRLELRFLSGRNPGLFERISAFL, via the exons ATGCTGAGGACTTTGAGAAAACTCATCCCTCGGGGATACCAG CTGGAACAGGATGGCTTTCTCTACCCCCGAACCTGGCAGAGGACAATGTCAACTCAGAACGTCCAGCTTCAACCAGAAATGCTCAGGGCGGGCTTTGTTACCAGCGAGAATGACCCA GCGAAACACAGCGAAGAGCACCTGGGTCAATACTACACGATCCCCCCCGAGGAAGTGAAGGAGACCCTCCCTCACGGGCTACCAGCTCGCTTCAAACTCCAG ATGAAAACCTTCAACGAAGCTTGCATCATGGTTCGACAGCCGGCGGTAGAACTCATCACCTACTTGAAACACACTAACTTCTCTCATCCAGCCGTCCGATATCTCCTCT ATGGAGAGAAGAGTACAGGAAAGACCATGGTTCTCTGCCACGCTGTGCATTATTGTGCCAGGCAGAATTGGGTCATCGTTCACATTCCAGACG CTCACCTCTGGGTGAAGAATTGCAAAGAAATGCTGCCGTCCTCTTACAATACCGAGCGGTTAGACCAGCCCGTGGAAGCGGCAAACTGGCTGAAGAATTTCGGAATCACCAATGGAAAAGTTTTAGCCCAG ATCAAAACACAACAAAAATACATATGGGGCAAGCGAGACATCACCGAAGAAGGCTGTTCTCTGCTAGACTTGGCTGAGAAG ggCATGGCTTGGGTGAAGTACGCCAGCGACACCGTCGGGGTGATCTTGAAAGAGCTGAAGCAGCAATCTGGCCGGGGATCCTTCCGGCTGCTGGTGGCGGTAGATGGGATCAACTCCCTTTGGGGGAAGACGGCCTTGAAGCATAACAAGCAAGAG gTCACTGTGGAGGAGCTGACGCTGGTACACAATCTCAAGAAGATGGTGAAGAACGATTGG gcAGGAGGGGCCATTGTGGCCACGCTCAGTCAAACAGGAGCACCCTTCGCCCCCCGACCGCTTTATTTGCCCCACGAGTTGCTGGGACGG gatgGTTTTGCTGCTTTGGATCCTTTTATTCCCATCGAGGTTCGCAATTACACAGATATGGAGTTTGAGGCCTGCTACCAGTATTATCTGGAGCGCAAGTGGCTACAGCACGAAAAAG
- the DAP3 gene encoding 28S ribosomal protein S29, mitochondrial isoform X1, with the protein MFFKPFPAVLRAGGTMLRTLRKLIPRGYQLEQDGFLYPRTWQRTMSTQNVQLQPEMLRAGFVTSENDPAKHSEEHLGQYYTIPPEEVKETLPHGLPARFKLQMKTFNEACIMVRQPAVELITYLKHTNFSHPAVRYLLYGEKSTGKTMVLCHAVHYCARQNWVIVHIPDAHLWVKNCKEMLPSSYNTERLDQPVEAANWLKNFGITNGKVLAQIKTQQKYIWGKRDITEEGCSLLDLAEKGMAWVKYASDTVGVILKELKQQSGRGSFRLLVAVDGINSLWGKTALKHNKQEVTVEELTLVHNLKKMVKNDWAGGAIVATLSQTGAPFAPRPLYLPHELLGRDGFAALDPFIPIEVRNYTDMEFEACYQYYLERKWLQHEKANTKEGRLELRFLSGRNPGLFERISAFL; encoded by the exons atgttttttaaaccCTTCCCGGCGGTTTTGCGAGCCG ggGGGACAATGCTGAGGACTTTGAGAAAACTCATCCCTCGGGGATACCAG CTGGAACAGGATGGCTTTCTCTACCCCCGAACCTGGCAGAGGACAATGTCAACTCAGAACGTCCAGCTTCAACCAGAAATGCTCAGGGCGGGCTTTGTTACCAGCGAGAATGACCCA GCGAAACACAGCGAAGAGCACCTGGGTCAATACTACACGATCCCCCCCGAGGAAGTGAAGGAGACCCTCCCTCACGGGCTACCAGCTCGCTTCAAACTCCAG ATGAAAACCTTCAACGAAGCTTGCATCATGGTTCGACAGCCGGCGGTAGAACTCATCACCTACTTGAAACACACTAACTTCTCTCATCCAGCCGTCCGATATCTCCTCT ATGGAGAGAAGAGTACAGGAAAGACCATGGTTCTCTGCCACGCTGTGCATTATTGTGCCAGGCAGAATTGGGTCATCGTTCACATTCCAGACG CTCACCTCTGGGTGAAGAATTGCAAAGAAATGCTGCCGTCCTCTTACAATACCGAGCGGTTAGACCAGCCCGTGGAAGCGGCAAACTGGCTGAAGAATTTCGGAATCACCAATGGAAAAGTTTTAGCCCAG ATCAAAACACAACAAAAATACATATGGGGCAAGCGAGACATCACCGAAGAAGGCTGTTCTCTGCTAGACTTGGCTGAGAAG ggCATGGCTTGGGTGAAGTACGCCAGCGACACCGTCGGGGTGATCTTGAAAGAGCTGAAGCAGCAATCTGGCCGGGGATCCTTCCGGCTGCTGGTGGCGGTAGATGGGATCAACTCCCTTTGGGGGAAGACGGCCTTGAAGCATAACAAGCAAGAG gTCACTGTGGAGGAGCTGACGCTGGTACACAATCTCAAGAAGATGGTGAAGAACGATTGG gcAGGAGGGGCCATTGTGGCCACGCTCAGTCAAACAGGAGCACCCTTCGCCCCCCGACCGCTTTATTTGCCCCACGAGTTGCTGGGACGG gatgGTTTTGCTGCTTTGGATCCTTTTATTCCCATCGAGGTTCGCAATTACACAGATATGGAGTTTGAGGCCTGCTACCAGTATTATCTGGAGCGCAAGTGGCTACAGCACGAAAAAG